ATCCAACGCTGCACGACCTCGTGGCAGTAGAAACGCATCGGTTCGCCTTTCCTGCTCTCGCATCTGACCTGCGCCACGCGGATTACCTGATACCCTTTGCAGGTGGTTATCACGCTGAAATTCTGCGTTTCCTTGTAGATGCGTCTGCGTGTGTCCTGCACTTTGAGTTCGGCATGGCATTTGGGGCAGGTGCAGCCTTCAAGGGTGTCGCATAGTCCGCTGTCGCTGTGCCACTCGTGACCGCAGTCGGAACAGGTGATGTTCCCTTTCTTGGTGCGGTAGCCGATATGCTCAACGCAGTGGCGGTATGCCCAATCTATTTGTGTCGCTGATATGGGGCGAAGGTTGGCGGAAAGTCTTGCCACCTCTTTCTGTATCTTGGTCTTCGGTTTCATAAGCCTAAATCAAATAATGAGGGTTGGGGTTGGTTTTCTTTTCTCGCTGACGGTCTGTGGCGGTTCTGCAACTTGCGGAGTTCCTCCTCTTGGTATTTGCGGACAGCGTTCTGACGTGCCTCCGCCTTTTCCTCTGCCGTGAGTTTCACAACGTGGTTCACAACCACTTGGCAGTCCATCGGTTTGCCCACCTCTATCTCGTTTTCCTCATAGTAGTGGATGGCTTGCCCGAATATCTCTCCGTCCGTGAAACCGTTGCAACCGCTTTTCTGCACATAGTTCAGAATGTGGGTCACGCACTCGTCCATGTTCTTGGCAGGGTTGCGGTACTTCTTTGCAAATAGCGCATCTTCCTCCGCACGCTGTTCCAAGTACATATATATCGTTCTCTTGAAATGGTCTGTTCCTTTCATATCGCTGTCATTTTTAGATTATCTGTTTCAGTATCTCTCTCCAATAGGTCGGCTCTACCTCGCTGAGAAGGAAGTCCATGAAATCCCTCCGTGCGTCCTTGTTCAGTTCGTGGTACAATCTTCGGAAAGTTTCAAAATTGCCGTTGATGTACGTTTCCACCATATACACGAAGATGTTGTCCACCTCGTAATATCTGCACTGCTGCGCTGCCGTCTTGCTGTTTCTTTTTGCCATGTCGGTAAGGGTTAAAGGGTGAATAACCAAAGGATGAAGCCAAAGAAGGCAATGGTGGAAAGGATAGCCACGATTACACCTATCGCCACTCGGAACACTCCGTTTACAATCTCTCTGATGATGCCCCAAAGGATGCCGAACACCCCGAAGGCGGTGCGCATCATCAAGCCGCATATCGCCAACCCGATGTGTTGCGCCATTTGTCTGAAATTTGCCGTTGCCGTCATATCTTCGCTGTTTTTGATTTTTTTGTTTTTAATGCGGATTCAAGAGCTGAGGGAGTTGAGTTTCAAACTATCTTATCTGCCTCTCGTTTATCCGACATTTTTTTTATGCGTCTTTCTGTCGCATCGGTCGTTTTCGTTTCGGGTGCTTGAAAAGGTAGGGATTAGGGAATGCAAGGTTTTTCGGTCAAAATACTACCCGCAGGGCTGGAGATTTTTACCGAAAACAGGAGGCTTGACCTTGCTTTCCCGTCCAATCCCGGAATTACCTTTGCGCCCAGAACGAAAATGACTGACTGATGCGGCTTACTGAAAGGCGCAAAATGGAGGTAAACGAAAACAGAGGCAGATTGTGTAGAAAAAAACTTCAGGGGAAAATCCGTAAAAAAAAGAATCACCAAAAGGAAAAAGACATCACCGGAAGCGTGAAAAGGGCAAACCACAACAAAGGAAGTATGATTGTTTCCGATCCGACGGAACTTGTTCAGCCGGGTGGCAACAATCATTCTTCCCGGTTTGTCCGGCTGTGTGTGGGCGCCTGTTTCATTCATGGGGCAGGCTGACACACTCTGCATTCACTTTCCGCTTCCGGCAAAAGAGACAGCGAAAAAAGAAAAATCATTTGAAAACCCGTAAAAGCACCTCTTGGCATAGGCGCAAAAGAAAGGGGCATTGCTTCATCTGTCTAAACATCGTTTAGGCGTGAGGCAATGCCCTTTTCTCCAGCTATGCGGTAGTCGGCACACGTTTGTTCCAAACTCGTTTTGGGCAATGGTGTGCCGACGGACAATACCGCTTTTACGGAAAATTCTTATGAATGAGGGGATAAAAAACGGGAGTTTATATCAAAATCTCGAATTAAATAGCTACTTTTGCATACGAAGAGTTCTTTGAAGGTTACGCAACGCGCAGAAGGATAATGCAGTAGATAACTAACTAAATCGTAACCTATTACTATCAAGAGCAATTAACCTACGCTCATTTCCAATAAATTACACTCTTTTCGTAACTTCAGGTTGCAAAGATAGTGCAAGCCGAGAGCAAAAGCAAGTTTACTTGCATTTTGCCGAGGCGCCGCCTGTCTAAAACAGGGTTAAAGATAGTGCAAGCCGGGGCGATGCCGGATTTATTTGGAAATGCCCGGGCATCAAAAAAGCCCGTGTCGGGGACACGGGCCTTGAAGTAGCCGGGTGGAGGCTTATTTCTTACGCGTCAGCACGATGTCGGACACACCGAGGTAGTAACGTGCATAGGCCCCCTGCTTGGGATGCCACTGGAACAGCGACGGCGTCCAGGTTTTTCCGGAGATCACGGTCGACCCCACACGCAGTTCGTCGCCGGCGACCGTGACGGGAAGCTCGCATTCGCAATCGGAGAAGCTCTTGTCATCGGCACCGCCGAGCAGGTAAACCGGGCCGAGTTCATCGGTAGTGAACCAGCTCAGGACATTGAACTTGGTTGTAGCTTCGACAACGATCGAACCGTCCTCCAGGAGTTTGAGGAACCACTTGGGGCCGAAGCCTTCGAGCGCACGGGCTACGGAAAAGCCCTCTTCGATCAGC
This Alistipes onderdonkii DNA region includes the following protein-coding sequences:
- a CDS encoding PcfK-like family protein, whose translation is MKGTDHFKRTIYMYLEQRAEEDALFAKKYRNPAKNMDECVTHILNYVQKSGCNGFTDGEIFGQAIHYYEENEIEVGKPMDCQVVVNHVVKLTAEEKAEARQNAVRKYQEEELRKLQNRHRPSARKENQPQPSLFDLGL